The following are encoded together in the Anguilla rostrata isolate EN2019 chromosome 19, ASM1855537v3, whole genome shotgun sequence genome:
- the mansc1 gene encoding MANSC domain-containing protein 1, producing MSRAAIGPLAAALLLMLRSVAMAPPAEQCLSKLHVNTIVNVRVALSAKGTVMDSCITPTQQACIRSCCSKDLVPGFKCNMVVYQLNKPLGSDNCYLFHCDREEDCPLVAMEGVNSYYIFTGLDPYNPSNTMLASPVTSALALAPATVTAATSTTTQATTAATTAPPSTTTTTQPPTSTTPTTTTTTTTTTTTTTTTQPTTSTTTATPVTQPTTTTTQPPTTQTTTTTTLPTTTTTEPTTPATQKTTTAPPAPPTVSMHTTASTTTPATTPAAAAVELTAPGGSDGPTAVRATPSTPPPTPKSTTTTTPAICITTTSTTTTTTTTAAAAAAAAPAPQATPAPGPAKINAATRKQSRHRNPAAKPARHGGKPPPGATATAKPTATPAQPATTATKPTAAAAEPTATTTAPTTPTATSTATAARPAASTAKPTTKAAATRKPNPTPRQGVAPHRALTRRPTAAPRPLTTTTTTTTAVRRATLAPATTTTTAAAVTTPKSPSTTTTATAAITTPRTPAKKTAPPAVAAAATPAHAQGSAPGLGGAVDPRGALKTSLAAAVVVGLAFLTLAVTLLGRKALESFNRRHYTRLELNDLQYDV from the exons GccctgctgctgatgctgcggTCCGTCGCCATGGCGCCGCCCGCGGAGCAGTGCCTCTCCAAGCTGCACGTCAACACCATCGTCAACGTGAGGGTGGCGCTGTCCGCCAAGGGCACCGTCATGGACTCCTGCATCACCCCCACCCAGCAGGCCTGCATCCGCAGCTGCTGCTCCAAAGACCTGGTCCCTG GTTTCAAGTGCAACATGGTCGTCTATCAGCTCAATAAGCCCCTCGGGAGCGACAACTGCTACTTATTTCActgtgacagagaggaggactGTCCCCTGGTCGCAATGGAGGGAGTGAACAGCTATTACATATTTACGG GTTTGGACCCGTACAACCCCAGCAACACAATGCTGGCATCGCCCGTCACGTCTGCGTTAGCTCTAGCTCCTGCTACTGTGACAGCAGCCACTTCTACTACCACACAGGCCACAACTGCAGCCACCACTGCTCCCCCaagcaccaccaccactacgCAACCACCCACCTCTACCAcacctactactactaccacaactactaccactaccaccactactactactacacaaCCTACTACGAGCACCACAACTGCCACCCCCGTGACACAACCAACTACTACTACCACACAGCCACCCACTACACAGACGACTACCACCACCACACTGCCAACCACTACAACCACAGAGCCCACCACACCTGCTACACAAAAAACCACAACTGCTccaccagccccgcccaccgttTCCATGCACACGACCGCTAGCACCACGACACCGGCCACGACGCCGGCCGCCGCTGCCGTAGAACTGACGGCTCCTGGCGGCTCGGACGGTCCCACCGCAGTACGGGCGACCCcatccacccctccacccacaccaAAATCCACGACCACCACAACACCAGCCATCTGCATAAcaaccacctccaccaccaccaccaccaccaccacagcagcagcagcagcagcagctgccccAGCCCCCCAGGCCACGCCTGCCCCCGGTCCCGCCAAGATAAACGCAGCCACCAGAAAGCAGAGCAGGCACAGGAACCCCGCCGCCAAGCCGGCGCGGCACGGCGGGAAACCGCCCCCGGGCGCCACGGCGACCGCGAAACCAACCGCCACTCCCGCGCAGCCGGCTACAACCGCCACAAAACCAACCGCGGCCGCCGCGGAACCGACCGCGACGACCACGGCACCCACTACGCCTACCGCTACATCAACCGCGACTGCCGCAAGGCCCGCCGCGTCAACCGCCAAACCGACCACGAAGGCGGCGGCTACGAGGAAGCCGAACCCCACGCCGAGGCAGGGCGTCGCCCCTCACAGGGCTCTGACCCGCAGACCCACCGCTGCTCCCAGACCcttaaccaccaccaccaccaccaccaccgctgTGAGACGGGCGACCCTGGCCCCCGccacgacaacaacaacagcggCGGCGGTGACAACCCCAAAAAGCCCGTCGACCACgaccaccgccaccgccgccatcACCACGCCCAGAACCCCGGCCAAGAAAACGGCGCCccccgccgtcgccgcggcggcGACCCCAGCGCACGCTCAGGGCTCGGCCCCGGGGCTCGGGGGGGCCGTGGACCCCAGGGGAGCGCTGAAGACCAGCCTGGCCGCCGCCGTGGTGGTGGGCCTGGCCTTCCTGACTCTGGCCGTCACCCTGCTGGGACGCAAGGCCCTGGAGTCCTTCAACCGGAGACATTACACCCGCCTGGAGCTCAACGACCTCCAGTACGACGTGTAg